A section of the Girardinichthys multiradiatus isolate DD_20200921_A chromosome 5, DD_fGirMul_XY1, whole genome shotgun sequence genome encodes:
- the LOC124868794 gene encoding C-type lectin domain family 4 member F-like isoform X6: protein MESVFNNEHELLSLHESISAASSRNGGFRSRSCEDKVTPATHAVKLYKLVAVIIGVICVLQAALNISFCLVLYLKAGNKTLTEEVDELRISLGENPPLLQAFGWGIEAVEKQDLSTRLNICTSGKNSLSTEKDELKKKVDDFVSQMNSLTEERNTLNDTRTAIEATSRSLTTEQDNLKRQLNLCTSQQTSLTNESDKLKKTNTAIEATSRSLTTERDNLKKQLNTCASQQTSLTNESDTLKKTNTAIEATSRSLTTERDNLKKQLNTCTSQQNSVTNERDTLKRTNTAIEATSRGLTTERDNLKKQLNTCASQQTSLTNESDTLKKTNTAIEATSRSLTTERDNLKKQLNTCTSQQNSVTNERDTLKRTNTAIEATSRSLTTERDNLKKQLNTCASQQTSLTNESDTLKKTNTAIEATSRSLTTERDNLKKQLNTCASQQTSLTNESDTLKKTNTAIEATSRSLTTERDNLKKQLNTCTSQQNSVTNERDTLKRTNTAIEATSRSLTTERDNLKKQLNTCTLTQNSVTKERDTLKRTNTGIEARSRILSLEKDQLNRTLNTCTLSEVSLITEKDKLQKKLSDFAQFVQKKWLYFSGSFYYISTTMKTWQSSQYDCWRQGADLVIINSNEEEQFTRKFAKKAWIGLTDRVREGSWKWVDGTPLTRSYWCTGEPNHYFRRNEDCVEIQKFDSERSWNDAECTNENYWICEKKLDI, encoded by the exons ATGGAGTCGGTTTTTAATAATGAACATGAATTGTTGTCCCTACATGAAAGCATCAGTGCTGCTTCATCCAGGAATGGTGGGTTTAGGAGTCGCTCCTGTGAAGACAAAGTCACTCCTGCAACACATG CAGTGAAACTGTACAAACTGGTTGCTGTCATCATTGGAGTCATATGTGTACTACAGGctgctctgaacatctccttTTGTCTTGTTCTCT ACCTTAAAGCTGGAAAcaaaacactgactgaagaagTTGATGAACTGAGGATCAGCCTTG GTGAAAACCCGCCGCTGCTTCAAGCCTTTGGTTGGG GTATTGAGGCAGTGGAAAAACAGGACCTCAGCACGAGGCTGAATATTTGCA CTTCAGGGAAGAACTCCTTGTCTAcagaaaaagatgaattaaagaAGAAAGTGGATGATTTTG TATCACAAATGAATTCCCTGACTGAAGAGAGGAACACATTAAATGATACAAGAACTG CTATTGAGGCCACATCCAGAAGTCTTACAACAGAACAAGACAACCTGAAGAGGCAACTGAATTTGTGCA CTTCACAGCAAACCTCTCTGACTAATGAGAGCGACAAGCTAAAGAAGACAAACACTG ctattGAGGCCACATCCAGAAGTCTCACAACAGAACGAGACAACCTAAAGAAGCAACTGAACACCTGCG CTTCACAGCAAACCTCTCTGACTAATGAGAGCGACACGCTAAAGAAGACAAACACTG caatTGAGGCCACATCCAGAAGTCTCACAACAGAAAGAGACAACTTGAAGAAACAACTGAACACCTGCA cttcacagcaaaactctgtgACTAATGAGAGAGACACGCTAAAGAGGACAAACACTG ctattGAGGCCACATCCAGAGGTCTCACAACAGAACGAGACAACCTAAAGAAGCAACTGAACACCTGCG CTTCACAGCAAACCTCTCTGACTAATGAGAGCGACACGCTAAAGAAGACAAACACTG caatTGAGGCCACATCCAGAAGTCTCACAACAGAAAGAGACAACTTGAAGAAACAACTGAACACCTGCA cttcacagcaaaactctgtgACTAATGAGAGAGACACGCTAAAGAGGACAAACACTG ctattGAGGCCACATCCAGAAGTCTCACAACAGAACGAGACAACCTAAAGAAGCAACTGAACACCTGCG CTTCACAGCAAACCTCTCTGACTAATGAGAGCGACACGCTAAAGAAGACAAACACTG ctattGAGGCCACATCCAGAAGTCTCACAACAGAACGAGACAACCTAAAGAAGCAACTGAACACCTGCG CTTCACAGCAAACCTCTCTGACTAATGAGAGCGACACGCTAAAGAAGACAAACACTG caatTGAGGCCACATCCAGAAGTCTCACAACAGAAAGAGACAACTTGAAGAAACAACTGAACACCTGCA cttcacagcaaaactctgtgACTAATGAGAGAGACACGCTAAAGAGGACAAACACTG caatTGAGGCCACATCCAGAAGTCTAACAACAGAAAGAGACAACCTGAAGAAGCAACTGAACACCTGCA CTTTGACACAAAACTCTGTGACTAAAGAGAGAGACACGCTAAAGAGGACAAACACTG gTATCGAAGCCAGGTCCAGAATTCTGTCTCTGGAAAAAGATCAGCTCAACAGGACACTGAATACCTGCA CTTTGTCGGAGGTCTCCTTGATTACAGAAAAAGATAAACTGCAGAAGAAATTGAGTGATTTTG ctCAGTTTGTGCAGAAGAAATGGCTGTATTTCAGTGGTAGCTTCTATTATATTTCTACAACCATGAAGACCTGGCAAAGCAGTCAGTATGACTGCTGGCGTCAAGGGGCAGACCTGGTAATCATAAACAGCAACGAAGAAGAG CAATTTACAAGGAAGTTTGCAAAGAAGGCCTGGATTGGTCTAACTGACAGAGTACGAGAGGGGTCCTGGAAATGGGTGGATGGGACTCCGCTAACAAGAAG ctACTGGTGCACTGGAGAACCTAACCATTATTTCCGCAGAAATGAGGACTGTGTAGAGATACAGAAATTCGACTCTGAACGCAGCTGGAATGATGCTGAATGTACAAATGAAAACTACTGGATCTGTGAAAAGAAACTTGATATTTAA
- the LOC124868794 gene encoding C-type lectin domain family 4 member F-like isoform X2 yields the protein MESVFNNEHELLSLHESISAASSRNGGFRSRSCEDKVTPATHAVKLYKLVAVIIGVICVLQAALNISFCLVLYLKAGNKTLTEEVDELRISLGENPPLLQAFGWGIEAVEKQDLSTRLNICTSGKNSLSTEKDELKKKVDDFVSQMNSLTEERNTLNDTRTAIEATSRSLTTEQDNLKRQLNLCTSQQTSLTNESDKLKKTNTAIEATSRSLTTERDNLKKQLNTCASQQTSLTNESDTLKKTNTAIEATSRSLTTERDNLKKQLNTCTSQQNSVTNERDTLKRTNTAIEATSRGLTTERDNLKKQLNTCASQQTSLTNESDTLKKTNTAIEATSRSLTTERDNLKKQLNTCTSQQNSVTNERDTLKRTNTAIEATSRSLTTERDNLKKQLNTCASQQTSLTNESDTLKKTNTAIEATSRSLTTERDNLKKQLNTCTSQQNSVTNERDTLKRTNTAIEATSRSLTTERDNLKKQLNTCASQQTSLTNESDTLKKTNTAIEATSRSLTTERDNLKKQLNTCTSQQNSVTNERDTLKRTNTAIEATSRSLTTERDNLKKQLNTCTLTQNSVTKERDTLKRTNTGIEARSRILSLEKDQLNRTLNTCTLSEVSLITEKDKLQKKLSDFAQFVQKKWLYFSGSFYYISTTMKTWQSSQYDCWRQGADLVIINSNEEEQFTRKFAKKAWIGLTDRVREGSWKWVDGTPLTRSYWCTGEPNHYFRRNEDCVEIQKFDSERSWNDAECTNENYWICEKKLDI from the exons ATGGAGTCGGTTTTTAATAATGAACATGAATTGTTGTCCCTACATGAAAGCATCAGTGCTGCTTCATCCAGGAATGGTGGGTTTAGGAGTCGCTCCTGTGAAGACAAAGTCACTCCTGCAACACATG CAGTGAAACTGTACAAACTGGTTGCTGTCATCATTGGAGTCATATGTGTACTACAGGctgctctgaacatctccttTTGTCTTGTTCTCT ACCTTAAAGCTGGAAAcaaaacactgactgaagaagTTGATGAACTGAGGATCAGCCTTG GTGAAAACCCGCCGCTGCTTCAAGCCTTTGGTTGGG GTATTGAGGCAGTGGAAAAACAGGACCTCAGCACGAGGCTGAATATTTGCA CTTCAGGGAAGAACTCCTTGTCTAcagaaaaagatgaattaaagaAGAAAGTGGATGATTTTG TATCACAAATGAATTCCCTGACTGAAGAGAGGAACACATTAAATGATACAAGAACTG CTATTGAGGCCACATCCAGAAGTCTTACAACAGAACAAGACAACCTGAAGAGGCAACTGAATTTGTGCA CTTCACAGCAAACCTCTCTGACTAATGAGAGCGACAAGCTAAAGAAGACAAACACTG ctattGAGGCCACATCCAGAAGTCTCACAACAGAACGAGACAACCTAAAGAAGCAACTGAACACCTGCG CTTCACAGCAAACCTCTCTGACTAATGAGAGCGACACGCTAAAGAAGACAAACACTG caatTGAGGCCACATCCAGAAGTCTCACAACAGAAAGAGACAACTTGAAGAAACAACTGAACACCTGCA cttcacagcaaaactctgtgACTAATGAGAGAGACACGCTAAAGAGGACAAACACTG ctattGAGGCCACATCCAGAGGTCTCACAACAGAACGAGACAACCTAAAGAAGCAACTGAACACCTGCG CTTCACAGCAAACCTCTCTGACTAATGAGAGCGACACGCTAAAGAAGACAAACACTG caatTGAGGCCACATCCAGAAGTCTCACAACAGAAAGAGACAACTTGAAGAAACAACTGAACACCTGCA cttcacagcaaaactctgtgACTAATGAGAGAGACACGCTAAAGAGGACAAACACTG ctattGAGGCCACATCCAGAAGTCTCACAACAGAACGAGACAACCTAAAGAAGCAACTGAACACCTGCG CTTCACAGCAAACCTCTCTGACTAATGAGAGCGACACGCTAAAGAAGACAAACACTG caatTGAGGCCACATCCAGAAGTCTCACAACAGAAAGAGACAACTTGAAGAAACAACTGAACACCTGCA cttcacagcaaaactctgtgACTAATGAGAGAGACACGCTAAAGAGGACAAACACTG ctattGAGGCCACATCCAGAAGTCTCACAACAGAACGAGACAACCTAAAGAAGCAACTGAACACCTGCG CTTCACAGCAAACCTCTCTGACTAATGAGAGCGACACGCTAAAGAAGACAAACACTG caatTGAGGCCACATCCAGAAGTCTCACAACAGAAAGAGACAACTTGAAGAAACAACTGAACACCTGCA cttcacagcaaaactctgtgACTAATGAGAGAGACACGCTAAAGAGGACAAACACTG caatTGAGGCCACATCCAGAAGTCTAACAACAGAAAGAGACAACCTGAAGAAGCAACTGAACACCTGCA CTTTGACACAAAACTCTGTGACTAAAGAGAGAGACACGCTAAAGAGGACAAACACTG gTATCGAAGCCAGGTCCAGAATTCTGTCTCTGGAAAAAGATCAGCTCAACAGGACACTGAATACCTGCA CTTTGTCGGAGGTCTCCTTGATTACAGAAAAAGATAAACTGCAGAAGAAATTGAGTGATTTTG ctCAGTTTGTGCAGAAGAAATGGCTGTATTTCAGTGGTAGCTTCTATTATATTTCTACAACCATGAAGACCTGGCAAAGCAGTCAGTATGACTGCTGGCGTCAAGGGGCAGACCTGGTAATCATAAACAGCAACGAAGAAGAG CAATTTACAAGGAAGTTTGCAAAGAAGGCCTGGATTGGTCTAACTGACAGAGTACGAGAGGGGTCCTGGAAATGGGTGGATGGGACTCCGCTAACAAGAAG ctACTGGTGCACTGGAGAACCTAACCATTATTTCCGCAGAAATGAGGACTGTGTAGAGATACAGAAATTCGACTCTGAACGCAGCTGGAATGATGCTGAATGTACAAATGAAAACTACTGGATCTGTGAAAAGAAACTTGATATTTAA
- the LOC124868794 gene encoding C-type lectin domain family 4 member F-like isoform X5 yields MESVFNNEHELLSLHESISAASSRNGGFRSRSCEDKVTPATHAVKLYKLVAVIIGVICVLQAALNISFCLVLYLKAGNKTLTEEVDELRISLGENPPLLQAFGWGIEAVEKQDLSTRLNICTSGKNSLSTEKDELKKKVDDFVSQMNSLTEERNTLNDTRTAIEATSRSLTTEQDNLKRQLNLCTSQQTSLTNESDKLKKTNTAIEATSRSLTTERDNLKKQLNTCTSQQNSVTNERDTLKRTNTAIEATSRGLTTERDNLKKQLNTCASQQTSLTNESDTLKKTNTAIEATSRSLTTERDNLKKQLNTCTSQQNSVTNERDTLKRTNTAIEATSRSLTTERDNLKKQLNTCASQQTSLTNESDTLKKTNTAIEATSRSLTTERDNLKKQLNTCTSQQNSVTNERDTLKRTNTAIEATSRSLTTERDNLKKQLNTCASQQTSLTNESDTLKKTNTAIEATSRSLTTERDNLKKQLNTCTSQQNSVTNERDTLKRTNTAIEATSRSLTTERDNLKKQLNTCTLTQNSVTKERDTLKRTNTGIEARSRILSLEKDQLNRTLNTCTLSEVSLITEKDKLQKKLSDFAQFVQKKWLYFSGSFYYISTTMKTWQSSQYDCWRQGADLVIINSNEEEQFTRKFAKKAWIGLTDRVREGSWKWVDGTPLTRSYWCTGEPNHYFRRNEDCVEIQKFDSERSWNDAECTNENYWICEKKLDI; encoded by the exons ATGGAGTCGGTTTTTAATAATGAACATGAATTGTTGTCCCTACATGAAAGCATCAGTGCTGCTTCATCCAGGAATGGTGGGTTTAGGAGTCGCTCCTGTGAAGACAAAGTCACTCCTGCAACACATG CAGTGAAACTGTACAAACTGGTTGCTGTCATCATTGGAGTCATATGTGTACTACAGGctgctctgaacatctccttTTGTCTTGTTCTCT ACCTTAAAGCTGGAAAcaaaacactgactgaagaagTTGATGAACTGAGGATCAGCCTTG GTGAAAACCCGCCGCTGCTTCAAGCCTTTGGTTGGG GTATTGAGGCAGTGGAAAAACAGGACCTCAGCACGAGGCTGAATATTTGCA CTTCAGGGAAGAACTCCTTGTCTAcagaaaaagatgaattaaagaAGAAAGTGGATGATTTTG TATCACAAATGAATTCCCTGACTGAAGAGAGGAACACATTAAATGATACAAGAACTG CTATTGAGGCCACATCCAGAAGTCTTACAACAGAACAAGACAACCTGAAGAGGCAACTGAATTTGTGCA CTTCACAGCAAACCTCTCTGACTAATGAGAGCGACAAGCTAAAGAAGACAAACACTG caatTGAGGCCACATCCAGAAGTCTCACAACAGAAAGAGACAACTTGAAGAAACAACTGAACACCTGCA cttcacagcaaaactctgtgACTAATGAGAGAGACACGCTAAAGAGGACAAACACTG ctattGAGGCCACATCCAGAGGTCTCACAACAGAACGAGACAACCTAAAGAAGCAACTGAACACCTGCG CTTCACAGCAAACCTCTCTGACTAATGAGAGCGACACGCTAAAGAAGACAAACACTG caatTGAGGCCACATCCAGAAGTCTCACAACAGAAAGAGACAACTTGAAGAAACAACTGAACACCTGCA cttcacagcaaaactctgtgACTAATGAGAGAGACACGCTAAAGAGGACAAACACTG ctattGAGGCCACATCCAGAAGTCTCACAACAGAACGAGACAACCTAAAGAAGCAACTGAACACCTGCG CTTCACAGCAAACCTCTCTGACTAATGAGAGCGACACGCTAAAGAAGACAAACACTG caatTGAGGCCACATCCAGAAGTCTCACAACAGAAAGAGACAACTTGAAGAAACAACTGAACACCTGCA cttcacagcaaaactctgtgACTAATGAGAGAGACACGCTAAAGAGGACAAACACTG ctattGAGGCCACATCCAGAAGTCTCACAACAGAACGAGACAACCTAAAGAAGCAACTGAACACCTGCG CTTCACAGCAAACCTCTCTGACTAATGAGAGCGACACGCTAAAGAAGACAAACACTG caatTGAGGCCACATCCAGAAGTCTCACAACAGAAAGAGACAACTTGAAGAAACAACTGAACACCTGCA cttcacagcaaaactctgtgACTAATGAGAGAGACACGCTAAAGAGGACAAACACTG caatTGAGGCCACATCCAGAAGTCTAACAACAGAAAGAGACAACCTGAAGAAGCAACTGAACACCTGCA CTTTGACACAAAACTCTGTGACTAAAGAGAGAGACACGCTAAAGAGGACAAACACTG gTATCGAAGCCAGGTCCAGAATTCTGTCTCTGGAAAAAGATCAGCTCAACAGGACACTGAATACCTGCA CTTTGTCGGAGGTCTCCTTGATTACAGAAAAAGATAAACTGCAGAAGAAATTGAGTGATTTTG ctCAGTTTGTGCAGAAGAAATGGCTGTATTTCAGTGGTAGCTTCTATTATATTTCTACAACCATGAAGACCTGGCAAAGCAGTCAGTATGACTGCTGGCGTCAAGGGGCAGACCTGGTAATCATAAACAGCAACGAAGAAGAG CAATTTACAAGGAAGTTTGCAAAGAAGGCCTGGATTGGTCTAACTGACAGAGTACGAGAGGGGTCCTGGAAATGGGTGGATGGGACTCCGCTAACAAGAAG ctACTGGTGCACTGGAGAACCTAACCATTATTTCCGCAGAAATGAGGACTGTGTAGAGATACAGAAATTCGACTCTGAACGCAGCTGGAATGATGCTGAATGTACAAATGAAAACTACTGGATCTGTGAAAAGAAACTTGATATTTAA
- the LOC124868794 gene encoding C-type lectin domain family 4 member F-like isoform X3 codes for MESVFNNEHELLSLHESISAASSRNGGFRSRSCEDKVTPATHAVKLYKLVAVIIGVICVLQAALNISFCLVLYLKAGNKTLTEEVDELRISLGIEAVEKQDLSTRLNICTSGKNSLSTEKDELKKKVDDFVSQMNSLTEERNTLNDTRTAIEATSRSLTTEQDNLKRQLNLCTSQQTSLTNESDKLKKTNTAIEATSRSLTTERDNLKKQLNTCASQQTSLTNESDTLKKTNTAIEATSRSLTTERDNLKKQLNTCTSQQNSVTNERDTLKRTNTAIEATSRGLTTERDNLKKQLNTCASQQTSLTNESDTLKKTNTAIEATSRSLTTERDNLKKQLNTCTSQQNSVTNERDTLKRTNTAIEATSRSLTTERDNLKKQLNTCASQQTSLTNESDTLKKTNTAIEATSRSLTTERDNLKKQLNTCTSQQNSVTNERDTLKRTNTAIEATSRSLTTERDNLKKQLNTCASQQTSLTNESDTLKKTNTAIEATSRSLTTERDNLKKQLNTCTSQQNSVTNERDTLKRTNTAIEATSRSLTTERDNLKKQLNTCTLTQNSVTKERDTLKRTNTGIEARSRILSLEKDQLNRTLNTCTLSEVSLITEKDKLQKKLSDFAQFVQKKWLYFSGSFYYISTTMKTWQSSQYDCWRQGADLVIINSNEEEQFTRKFAKKAWIGLTDRVREGSWKWVDGTPLTRSYWCTGEPNHYFRRNEDCVEIQKFDSERSWNDAECTNENYWICEKKLDI; via the exons ATGGAGTCGGTTTTTAATAATGAACATGAATTGTTGTCCCTACATGAAAGCATCAGTGCTGCTTCATCCAGGAATGGTGGGTTTAGGAGTCGCTCCTGTGAAGACAAAGTCACTCCTGCAACACATG CAGTGAAACTGTACAAACTGGTTGCTGTCATCATTGGAGTCATATGTGTACTACAGGctgctctgaacatctccttTTGTCTTGTTCTCT ACCTTAAAGCTGGAAAcaaaacactgactgaagaagTTGATGAACTGAGGATCAGCCTTG GTATTGAGGCAGTGGAAAAACAGGACCTCAGCACGAGGCTGAATATTTGCA CTTCAGGGAAGAACTCCTTGTCTAcagaaaaagatgaattaaagaAGAAAGTGGATGATTTTG TATCACAAATGAATTCCCTGACTGAAGAGAGGAACACATTAAATGATACAAGAACTG CTATTGAGGCCACATCCAGAAGTCTTACAACAGAACAAGACAACCTGAAGAGGCAACTGAATTTGTGCA CTTCACAGCAAACCTCTCTGACTAATGAGAGCGACAAGCTAAAGAAGACAAACACTG ctattGAGGCCACATCCAGAAGTCTCACAACAGAACGAGACAACCTAAAGAAGCAACTGAACACCTGCG CTTCACAGCAAACCTCTCTGACTAATGAGAGCGACACGCTAAAGAAGACAAACACTG caatTGAGGCCACATCCAGAAGTCTCACAACAGAAAGAGACAACTTGAAGAAACAACTGAACACCTGCA cttcacagcaaaactctgtgACTAATGAGAGAGACACGCTAAAGAGGACAAACACTG ctattGAGGCCACATCCAGAGGTCTCACAACAGAACGAGACAACCTAAAGAAGCAACTGAACACCTGCG CTTCACAGCAAACCTCTCTGACTAATGAGAGCGACACGCTAAAGAAGACAAACACTG caatTGAGGCCACATCCAGAAGTCTCACAACAGAAAGAGACAACTTGAAGAAACAACTGAACACCTGCA cttcacagcaaaactctgtgACTAATGAGAGAGACACGCTAAAGAGGACAAACACTG ctattGAGGCCACATCCAGAAGTCTCACAACAGAACGAGACAACCTAAAGAAGCAACTGAACACCTGCG CTTCACAGCAAACCTCTCTGACTAATGAGAGCGACACGCTAAAGAAGACAAACACTG caatTGAGGCCACATCCAGAAGTCTCACAACAGAAAGAGACAACTTGAAGAAACAACTGAACACCTGCA cttcacagcaaaactctgtgACTAATGAGAGAGACACGCTAAAGAGGACAAACACTG ctattGAGGCCACATCCAGAAGTCTCACAACAGAACGAGACAACCTAAAGAAGCAACTGAACACCTGCG CTTCACAGCAAACCTCTCTGACTAATGAGAGCGACACGCTAAAGAAGACAAACACTG caatTGAGGCCACATCCAGAAGTCTCACAACAGAAAGAGACAACTTGAAGAAACAACTGAACACCTGCA cttcacagcaaaactctgtgACTAATGAGAGAGACACGCTAAAGAGGACAAACACTG caatTGAGGCCACATCCAGAAGTCTAACAACAGAAAGAGACAACCTGAAGAAGCAACTGAACACCTGCA CTTTGACACAAAACTCTGTGACTAAAGAGAGAGACACGCTAAAGAGGACAAACACTG gTATCGAAGCCAGGTCCAGAATTCTGTCTCTGGAAAAAGATCAGCTCAACAGGACACTGAATACCTGCA CTTTGTCGGAGGTCTCCTTGATTACAGAAAAAGATAAACTGCAGAAGAAATTGAGTGATTTTG ctCAGTTTGTGCAGAAGAAATGGCTGTATTTCAGTGGTAGCTTCTATTATATTTCTACAACCATGAAGACCTGGCAAAGCAGTCAGTATGACTGCTGGCGTCAAGGGGCAGACCTGGTAATCATAAACAGCAACGAAGAAGAG CAATTTACAAGGAAGTTTGCAAAGAAGGCCTGGATTGGTCTAACTGACAGAGTACGAGAGGGGTCCTGGAAATGGGTGGATGGGACTCCGCTAACAAGAAG ctACTGGTGCACTGGAGAACCTAACCATTATTTCCGCAGAAATGAGGACTGTGTAGAGATACAGAAATTCGACTCTGAACGCAGCTGGAATGATGCTGAATGTACAAATGAAAACTACTGGATCTGTGAAAAGAAACTTGATATTTAA